The following are from one region of the Coffea eugenioides isolate CCC68of chromosome 2, Ceug_1.0, whole genome shotgun sequence genome:
- the LOC113763076 gene encoding uncharacterized WD repeat-containing protein C3H5.08c-like: MSSFTSDYEDDNEYRFFDAQESIASVSDSGLGCSRSHDFDSAFENWESVSFQYDVWMRSPRSVRERRRKFLRWMGVNLDRLPGDDCITQYGDMDVCRGQIDRVLEKSGAVLRNSIFEDEFSSSRSSVSSWSTDALDSLRELGTNESFMRGWTSDGRREGNTNELAENVQLSQTRVVGLNHLRTTEGVENTYRAQSVDQHFVAREMESNGNNAAIMDRFKSRWLRRIRSMTCMTSQPGHAENRGNNGSNSTGAAKVQRVKVRSTRKKLKELSALFKGQDIQAHEGSILTMKFSLDGQYLASAGEDKIVRVWQVVEDERANETDIPDIDPSCLYFTISHLSELAPLMVDKEKISKLKSIRKTSDSACIIFPPKVFRILEEPLHVFRGHTAEVLDLSWSKNNCLLSSSVDKTVRLWKVGCNQCLKVFPHSDYVTCAQFNPVNNDYFVTGSIDGKVRIWEISVQRVVDWSDVKDIITAVCYRPDGQGGIIGSMTGTCRFFNVAGDRLQVEAQTCLATKKKSPCKRITSFQFFPKDPSKVIVTCADSQVRILSGSNVIRKYRGSRSSGNQIFASCTSDGKHIISASEDCNVYMWNSFNLDDTSPSQPKNVRAFECFSGDASVAIPWFGLKRGDSDDMQQLSGIDRNSTDELPLSPTCFSLGHEFFLESIPRGSATWPEEKLPAAGSQVVASLLSKSQYKFLKTAFQSSSSSHAWGMVIVTAGWDGRIRSFHNYGLPIPL, encoded by the exons ATGAGTAGCTTCACTAGTGACTACGAAGACGATAACGAATATCGATTCTTTGATGCTCAGGAAAGCATTGCATCAGTTTCGGATTCAGGTCTAGGTTGCTCCAGAAGTCACGATTTTGACTCTGCTTTTGAGAATTGGGAGTCCGTTAGCTTTCAGTATGATGTCTGGATGAGAAGTCCCCGAAGTGTTAGGGAGCGCCGAAGGAAATTCCTTAGGTGGATGGGTGTAAATTTAGATAGGCTACCGGGAGATGATTGTATAACACAATATGGTGATATGGATGTCTGTAGAGGGCAAATTGATAGGGTCCTGGAGAAGAGTGGGGCGGTTTTGAGAAACTCAATTTTTGAAGATGAATTTTCTTCAAGCAGATCTAGTGTGTCGAGTTGGTCCACAGATGCTTTGGACTCGCTTAGAGAATTGGGCACGAATGAGAGTTTTATGAGAGGCTGGACTTCGGACGGCAGAAGAGAGGGCAATACCAATGAACTGGCGGAGAATGTTCAGCTGAGTCAAACTCGAGTTGTGGGCTTAAACCATTTACGGACAACTGAAGGGGTTGAGAACACATATCGTGCACAATCTGTGGATCAGCACTTTGTGGCAAGAGAAATGGAGAGTAATGGGAACAATGCTGCGATTATGGACAGGTTCAAGAGTCGGTGGTTGCGCAGAATACGCTCTATGACTTGCATGACGAGTCAGCCTGGACATGCTGAGAACAGGGGAAATAATGGCTCCAACTCCACTGGAGCAGCTAAGGTCCAAAGGGTTAAGGTTCGGAGTACTAGGAAAAAATTGAAGGAGCTTTCTGCTCTGTTCAAGGGGCAAGATATCCAGGCTCATGAGGGATCAATCTTAACCATGAAATTCAGCCTTGACGGACAATATTTAGCAAGTGCAGGAGAAGATAAGATTGTTCGAGTTTGGCAAGTTGTGGAAGATGAGAGAGCTAATGAAACTGATATCCCGGATATAGATCCATCGTGTTTGTACTTCACAATTAGTCATCTCTCTGAACTTGCACCTCTAATGGTTGATAAAGAGAAAATCAGTAAATTGAAGAGTATCAGAAAGACCTCAGACTCTGCTTGTATTATCTTTCCACCAAAGGTTTTTCGAATTCTGGAGGAACCATTGCATGTGTTCCGAGGTCACACAGCGGAGGTCTTGGATCTCTCATGGTCGAAGAATAAT TGTTTGCTTTCATCCTCTGTTGATAAAACTGTTCGCTTATGGAAAGTTGGATGCAATCAGTGCCTGAAAGTCTTTCCACATAGTGATTATG TGACATGCGCTCAATTTAATCCTGTAAACAATGATTACTTTGTTACTGGTTCGATAGATGGCAAAGTTCGAATTTGGGAAATTAGTGTTCAAAGAGTTGTTGATTGGAGTGATGTAAAAGACATCATTACTGCAGTTTGTTATCGCCCTGATGGGCAG GGAGGGATCATAGGCTCAATGACTGGCACCTGTCGCTTTTTCAATGTAGCAG GTGATCGCCTGCAGGTGGAAGCACAGACGTGTTTAGCCACTAAAAAGAAGTCTCCTTGCAAAAGGATAACCAGTTTTCAG TTCTTCCCGAAAGACCCGAGCAAAGTAATTGTTACTTGTGCTGACTCTCAAGTCAGAATCCTTAGCGGCAGTAATGTGATCAGGAAATACAGAG GCTCACGAAGCTCAGGAAACCAGATCTTTGCTTCTTGCACCTCAGATGGGAAACACATTATCTCTGCATCTGAGGACTGTAATGTATATATGTGGAACTCCTTTAATCTAGACGACACATCTCCATCTCAGCCAAAAAATGTAAGAGCTTTTGAGTGCTTCTCAGGTGATGCCTCGGTAGCAATTCCTTGGTTTGGGCTTAAACGAGGGGATTCAGATGATATGCAGCAATTGTCTGGAATTGATCGGAATTCAACTGACGAACTGCCTCTCTCTCCTACTTGTTTCTCTTTGGGTCACGAGTTCTTCTTAGAGTCCATACCCAGGGGATCAGCAACTTGGCCAGAGGAAAAGCTTCCTGCTGCAGGCTCTCAGGTGGTCGCTTCTCTTCTGAGTAAATCTCAATACAAGTTTCTCAAGACTGCTTTCCAGAGTTCATCCAGCTCCCATGCCTGGGGCATGGTAATTGTTACTGCAGGCTGGGATGGTCGAATCAGATCATTTCACAATTATGGATTGCCAATTCCTCTTTGA